One Nostoc punctiforme PCC 73102 DNA window includes the following coding sequences:
- a CDS encoding chromophore lyase CpcT/CpeT: MTHSTDIATLARWMSADFSNQEQAFENPPFYAHIRVCIRPLPLELFSGVSLFLEQAYDFMLNQPYRMRVMKLIPAENHIAIEHYTVKEEQKFYGASREPERLKDLSVDQLEKMSGCNMIVEWTGKSFKGRVEPGKGCIVVRDGKNTYLDNEFEIDAKEFFSLDRGRDLDTDERLWGSIAGPFHFVRWANFADEVKAN; encoded by the coding sequence GTGACTCATTCTACTGATATTGCTACCTTAGCCCGATGGATGTCAGCTGACTTTAGTAATCAAGAACAAGCTTTTGAAAATCCGCCTTTTTATGCCCACATTCGTGTGTGTATCCGTCCCCTTCCCTTGGAATTGTTCTCAGGGGTAAGTTTGTTTCTCGAACAAGCTTATGATTTTATGCTCAATCAACCCTACCGGATGCGGGTAATGAAGTTGATTCCCGCAGAAAACCACATTGCTATTGAACACTACACCGTTAAAGAAGAACAAAAATTTTACGGTGCATCTCGTGAACCCGAACGCCTCAAAGACTTGTCTGTTGACCAACTGGAAAAAATGTCAGGCTGCAACATGATTGTAGAGTGGACAGGTAAGAGCTTCAAAGGCAGGGTCGAACCTGGTAAAGGCTGCATTGTGGTTCGTGACGGCAAAAATACTTATTTAGATAACGAATTTGAGATTGACGCTAAAGAATTTTTCAGCCTCGACCGGGGAAGGGATTTAGACACTGATGAGCGTCTGTGGGGTTCCATTGCCGGTCCCTTTCACTTTGTCCGATGGGCTAATTTTGCCGATGAAGTCAAAGCTAATTAA
- a CDS encoding plasmid mobilization protein: MTNQRTNRKVKLQVWLTEEEHELLAQAATETGQGMSSYVRSTVLKAIKADLGVSVDNRSNQ; the protein is encoded by the coding sequence ATGACTAACCAAAGGACTAACCGCAAGGTTAAGTTGCAGGTCTGGCTGACTGAGGAAGAACATGAGCTACTAGCCCAAGCTGCCACTGAAACAGGTCAAGGGATGTCTAGTTATGTCCGGTCTACTGTACTGAAGGCGATCAAGGCAGACTTAGGGGTATCAGTAGACAACCGGAGTAACCAATAA
- a CDS encoding ribbon-helix-helix protein, CopG family encodes MKVKRQDAQQTLRLSTDTQMKLIALGDKRQQPISEIIRDAIAQYLENNN; translated from the coding sequence ATGAAAGTAAAAAGACAAGACGCACAACAAACACTTAGATTATCCACTGACACACAGATGAAGCTAATAGCTCTAGGGGATAAAAGACAGCAACCCATCTCTGAGATTATTAGGGATGCGATCGCTCAATACCTTGAGAATAATAACTAG
- a CDS encoding virulence-associated E family protein, with the protein MNYSNDNSLNPIQSSFDVNINDHYGVNIDSDGTTEFKLNVVKNAGVLRTVTPLGGDKSRGADPKAKNEINGGRQMAKQMIKGAEDKPQMFWKLFEAVYSDVRFNSWKQEYEVGGERVEWDSLMCRFEDVVCSRKGSEAFLKSRRRDFESRKGFNPMKEILEEYHKDFVKPVAMEEVATEDEEIGFIEVKKGDIRRWDEQVFTPFPQWDELSSLLFGTSDPLHQKMLEVFLIGAASRAVNPGKKLDTILVLKSDQGLAKTSFFRALGGEYFVSIDEIESVETTRLLQKGWIGELGELEGITSKADVNALKNWATKEEDPLRRMNTEDIPFRPRHIAFGGTCNSEEILKDTTGNRRFNIIPVTKEIPLDWFRQHRAHILAAAYHKYNEYIKAGIPWWFTKEWEAKSEAQNTNFMEKSQYEDSLTILVASLEGKYSRRDAEGQPIKEVEGIGFTLPDIMEGLGIHLGAQKQGRLDTKIGKLLESLGYQKKKTRVLGLSTPITQWAKADVPRDKVNHLTKSQIIEISRTL; encoded by the coding sequence ATGAACTATTCTAATGATAACTCACTCAACCCTATTCAGTCAAGCTTTGATGTAAATATCAATGACCACTATGGGGTAAATATTGACTCAGATGGAACTACAGAGTTCAAGTTAAATGTAGTAAAAAATGCTGGGGTTTTAAGGACAGTTACCCCCCTCGGTGGTGATAAGTCTAGAGGCGCTGATCCTAAAGCCAAAAATGAGATTAATGGTGGTAGGCAAATGGCCAAACAAATGATTAAAGGTGCTGAGGATAAGCCCCAGATGTTCTGGAAACTATTCGAGGCAGTCTATTCAGATGTTAGGTTTAATAGCTGGAAACAAGAGTATGAGGTTGGGGGGGAGAGAGTTGAGTGGGACTCCCTAATGTGTAGATTTGAAGATGTGGTGTGTAGCCGTAAGGGGTCTGAGGCTTTTCTAAAGTCTAGAAGAAGAGACTTTGAGTCTAGAAAAGGATTTAACCCCATGAAGGAAATATTAGAAGAATATCATAAGGATTTTGTTAAGCCTGTGGCTATGGAAGAGGTGGCGACAGAAGATGAAGAGATTGGTTTTATTGAGGTTAAAAAGGGAGATATCAGAAGATGGGATGAGCAAGTATTTACTCCTTTCCCCCAATGGGATGAGTTATCATCATTACTATTTGGCACTAGTGACCCATTACATCAAAAGATGCTTGAAGTGTTCCTAATAGGGGCTGCGAGTAGGGCTGTTAACCCTGGTAAAAAACTGGATACTATACTAGTTCTGAAGTCTGATCAGGGATTAGCCAAGACTAGTTTCTTTAGAGCTTTAGGTGGGGAATATTTTGTATCTATTGATGAGATCGAATCTGTAGAGACTACAAGACTTCTACAGAAGGGCTGGATAGGGGAGCTAGGGGAGCTAGAGGGGATTACCAGTAAGGCAGATGTAAATGCCTTAAAGAACTGGGCGACTAAAGAGGAAGACCCACTGAGAAGAATGAACACAGAGGATATCCCATTTAGACCTAGACACATCGCCTTTGGTGGGACTTGTAACTCTGAAGAGATTCTAAAGGACACCACAGGTAATAGAAGGTTTAATATTATCCCTGTTACTAAGGAGATACCCTTAGACTGGTTTAGACAGCACAGAGCGCATATTCTAGCCGCTGCATACCATAAGTACAATGAGTATATTAAGGCTGGTATCCCTTGGTGGTTTACAAAGGAATGGGAGGCTAAATCAGAGGCTCAAAATACTAACTTCATGGAGAAATCCCAGTATGAGGACAGCTTAACCATCCTGGTAGCCTCACTTGAAGGTAAGTATTCCAGAAGGGATGCAGAGGGACAGCCTATTAAGGAAGTAGAGGGTATTGGGTTCACCTTACCGGACATCATGGAAGGCTTAGGCATTCATCTAGGCGCACAGAAGCAAGGTAGATTAGATACTAAGATTGGTAAGTTGCTTGAGAGTTTAGGTTATCAGAAGAAGAAAACCAGAGTATTAGGCTTGAGTACTCCTATTACTCAATGGGCTAAAGCGGATGTACCCAGAGATAAGGTTAATCACTTAACCAAGTCCCAAATAATAGAGATTAGCCGCACACTGTAA
- a CDS encoding site-specific integrase has protein sequence MGTAKTARTARGNVGVEEFRGKLRLRLPRSVTPGGKQTFISTGLDANEINRRRVDSVANWIEEEIITGQLDPTLERYKEKLESYKKPLLTLVSPRTPQTDLMELWEQYCAYMKPQLAATTYRRDYARKYTNHIKGLPTKDLTQAIAIRDHLLTQLSPNAAKRVLTYLAACCKWAMGSGLAKDNPFAGMSEDIKLPKHDSDAIDPFSKQEMNNIIQAFETTRAHYAPFVKFLFWTGCRTGEAIALQWKHINPECTQINFCESYDSQLNIRKGTKTGKARKFPCNTQVRELLLSIRPQDINLESQVFTSPTGGIISNTRFSTQVWKGGRTSNKNYNGVMQGLLDAGEIERYRCPYNTRHTFITLMLEQGLTVSTVAKLVGNSPEIILKHYAGNTVPLNLPEL, from the coding sequence ATGGGTACAGCCAAGACAGCTAGGACAGCCAGGGGTAATGTTGGGGTTGAGGAGTTCAGAGGTAAGCTAAGGCTCCGGCTACCTCGGTCAGTAACCCCAGGTGGTAAACAAACCTTCATTAGTACTGGGTTAGATGCTAATGAGATTAATCGGCGGCGAGTTGATTCAGTCGCCAACTGGATAGAAGAAGAGATAATCACAGGGCAACTAGACCCGACACTAGAGCGCTACAAAGAAAAACTAGAGAGCTACAAGAAACCTCTGTTAACCCTGGTTAGCCCCAGGACACCTCAGACTGACCTAATGGAGCTATGGGAGCAATACTGTGCATATATGAAACCCCAGCTAGCGGCTACCACATATCGGCGCGATTATGCCAGAAAGTACACTAATCACATTAAGGGGCTACCTACAAAGGACTTAACCCAGGCGATCGCAATCAGAGATCACCTGTTAACCCAACTGTCCCCTAATGCTGCCAAAAGAGTACTAACCTACCTAGCTGCCTGTTGTAAATGGGCTATGGGGTCAGGGCTGGCTAAGGATAATCCTTTTGCTGGGATGTCAGAGGATATCAAGCTACCCAAGCATGACTCAGATGCCATTGACCCATTTAGTAAACAGGAGATGAATAACATCATCCAGGCATTTGAGACTACTAGAGCGCACTATGCACCATTTGTAAAGTTCCTATTCTGGACTGGCTGTAGGACAGGTGAAGCGATCGCCCTACAGTGGAAACACATCAACCCTGAATGCACCCAGATTAACTTCTGTGAGTCCTATGATAGTCAGTTAAATATTAGGAAGGGGACTAAGACTGGTAAGGCTAGGAAGTTCCCCTGTAATACCCAAGTTAGGGAACTGTTGTTATCCATTAGACCCCAGGATATTAATCTAGAATCCCAGGTGTTCACTAGTCCCACTGGGGGGATAATCAGTAATACCCGATTCTCTACACAGGTCTGGAAAGGGGGCAGGACAAGTAATAAAAACTACAATGGGGTTATGCAAGGGTTATTAGATGCTGGTGAAATCGAGCGCTATCGATGCCCATATAACACCCGACATACTTTTATTACCCTGATGCTAGAACAAGGGTTAACAGTCTCCACAGTAGCCAAGTTAGTTGGTAACAGCCCTGAGATAATCCTGAAGCACTATGCAGGTAACACAGTGCCCCTAAATCTACCAGAACTCTAG